CACGGGCACCCGGGGTCGAAAAGGAGGTGCGAAGAATACACGGCTCGGCCGCGCAACGCTGCCGTGCGCTCGAAGCAGGCCGCCAAGCGGAAATCCGCCCGGTAGCCCGACGTCTGAACGGCGTCAGAACCGCCAATACCCCTGCGTCAACCAGGTGATCGCATCGACCCGCTCATTGGAGCCGCAGTCCCGTTCGTCCGTACGGCCCTTGCGCTCGGCATGCACCGCGCGGAGCAGGATGCCGATGGTGTGGCTCGCGACCGCCGATCGCGCCCTCGGTAGTTTGGGCTTGCGTGCCTTGAAGACCTCCGCGCCGTCGGTGGCGAGGATGCGGCCGTTGAAAGTAGTCACGGTGTACTCGGGACCGAGGCCGCGCACGCTCCCTGCTGACCCTCGCCGCCCGCGGTGCGCGGTGCGCGAAATCGCGACACCCGTGATGTGGCTCGGCGAATTCGAGCGCTGATCGAATCCGGTGCCGATCCATGATCGTCGCCCTTGCCTGCTTTAATTGGAAAGAGAGAAACGAAACGAAACAGAGCGTAAGATAATTTCGTTTTGTAGCAATAGCCTAAGCAGACCCCCAAACGATACTTCGCGCCGTGAACGAAAGCCCCCGAACCGCGGTAACCCGCGACACCAGTCAGCGCCGTCATCAAATCAGCGAGCTCGTGCGCCAGCACGGCAGTGTGCAAGTCACTGCCCTGGCTCGCAGATTCAACGTGAGCGCCCAGACGGTACGCAAGGATCTGCGCTATCTCACCGAGCGCGGTGTCATGGCACGCGCCTACGGCGGAGCGATAGACAGCAAGGTGGTCCGCGCCACACCCGCGGAACCGCCTTACGAGGCGAAGCGCACCGTCCATCTCGACGAGAAGCGTCGCATCGGTCTGCGCGCCGCCGCATTGGTGAAGCCCGGCGACACCATCGCCATCGATTCCGGCACGACGGCAATTCAGCTTGCCGAGGCGTTGCCCAACATCGAAGTGACCGTGGTCACGAATGATTTCGGAGTGCTCACCGCGCTCACCGCCAAGGAAGAGATCCGCATCGTGATGCTGGGCGGCGAATTGCGCCGCAAGAGCATGGCGTTTTATGGCGGGCTCACGGTCGAAGCGCTCGATGCGCTACACGTCGACATGTTGTTCCTCGGCGTGGACGGCTTCGATCTCGAGCGCGGCATCACCACGCACTACGAACCGGAGGCCATGCTCAACCGCAAGATGGTCCAGGGCGCGCGCGTGGTCATCGCCATTACGGACAGCTCGAAATTCGGCACCACCTGCCTGCACCGGATCATCCCGATCAGCGAACTCGACGTGCTGATCACGGACACCAACGCCCCGGAAGACATCCGCCACGCCAGCCAGCAGCTCGGGTTCGAGCTGCTGCTCGCGTGAGGCTTACTTCCCGAGCCTGAAAAACGCGCGCGCGTTGCGGTAGTAGATCTTGTCGATCACCGCGCGTGGCAGCGCCAGCCCGGGTACATCCGCCTTGATCATCTCGACGCGCTGGGGCTCATCGGTCGCCAGGTAACGCCAGTCGGAAAGCCACGTTTCATGCGCGGATTTGCGTATTTCGGCGCCATCCTCGCCGGGGTTCTCGGTCAGATCGGTGCCGTACAGCAGGCGGTCCTGGTACTTGATGAAGAAGGCACGCACCTTCTCGCGGTCGCGCACCGACTGGTACTGCACCTGGCTCATGCGCGCGGCGAGATCCGCGCTGGCGTTGGGCCACTTGTCGAGGAAGGCCGCGAGTACCTCGACATCGTATTCCAGGCTCGCCATGTGTGCGCCGTCGAAGCGTAGTGTGGGATGCGCGGCGACGAAGCGATCGCGCGCTGCCATCAGGTCCGCGTGGCTCGGTTGCTCTGGATGCAGGAACATGTGGTACTGCGGATGCGCCTCGAAATACTCCCGGTCGTTGTCCGTCGTCATCTGATCGAGCGGCAGCCAGCAGTTGTATGGCTCGCCCTGGTGGGCGATCAAAGCGAGGCCTAGCTTCTCCAGCTGGTCCGCGACGGGGCCGAACGCCGGATCGTCGAGCATGACGAGCGAGCCATCGGCGCGTTTTTCGATCATGCCGATGTTCTTCCAGACCTTGACCGCGCGCGCACCGAGCGCCGCGGACTTCGCGAGCTCCGCCTGCACTCGCGCGGACCATCCGGGCTCGCCGAATGCTTTCATCGAGAACGTGGCGGCCCAGTGCACGCGTTTCGGATCCTTGCGCACCAGCGCCAACGCGGCATCGCGCTGCAGATCGAGCGCGGGGAAATCCGGGTAGTCCACGTTGATGGACATCACCTCGAAGCCGTCCGCGCGCACCTGCTCGAGTAGTGCCGACGGCACCACGTTCATGTGCACGTGCGAATCGAATTTTTTCGTGCGCGCGAAGTCCGCCATCGTGTACGGCGATGCCGATGCGGACGAAGATGTCGCAGCGGCTGCGGATGGCATCGTGGCGATGGCCAGCACAGCCAGGGCGACCGCTCGCAAGGCTTCCATTTGAATCCCCTTAGTAATATAACGAAACTTATATACTACAAATCGCAACGTCTGGATGAATCCATGAGCCCCATCAAGCGTCGCACCGTCCTCCAGATCGCTTCCGGAACGGCCGCCCTCGCCCTGCTGCCGACCGCGCGCGCCGCGGCCAGTGATGTTCCGAAGGGGACCCGCGCCGTGGCGGCGGATGGAGTGCTGTCCATCGCGTTCGACTCGGCCCTGAAGACGGCAATCACGGCGCGCGGAAAACTGCTCGCGCCCTGGCAGGCCAGCGAGAGCCTGTTGCTGGCTTCGGGTGAAGCCCAGGGCCTCTCCTTCTCATCCGAAAAATCCGAACTCCTCTCCGATGCCGTTCGCGGTCCTGGCCGCCGCACGGTCGTCACAGGCCGTTCGGCCGCGGGTCTCGAGAAAGGAGTGCGCGTCGACTTCTTCGATCGGTATCCCGGGCTTGCGCTGCTGCAGGTCGCCTGGCGCAACGGCGGAACCGCGGCTCTCGAGGTGAAGGGCTGGCGCAATGCCGCGCACGAGCTGCCGGTCGCACCGGGCGGCTTCTGGAGCTTCTCGGGCGCCACTCATGAAGACCGGCGTGACTGGGTGCAGCCGCTTACCGGTGGCTTCGAGCAGCGCAACAGCTTGTCGATGACTGCGTCGGACTACGGCGGCGGTACTCCGGTCGCCAATATCTGGCGGCGCGACGCGGGGCTTGCGGTGGGACACGTCGAGCGCGTGCCGCGGCTGCTCGATCTGCCGGTGCTCCAGACGGCCAGCGGCGCGAGCATCGCGATCGAGAGCCTGGCGGAATCCACGCTCGAGCCGGGCCAGACACTGACCACCGATCTCACGTTCCTGATCGCCCATACCGGAGACCACTTCGCGCCGCTCGCGCTGTACCAGCGTTACATGCAGGACTCCGGGATCGTGGCGCCCAAGGCGCCGCCATCGGCATTTGGCGCCGTGTGGTGTGCCTGGGGCTACGAACGCAACTTCACCACCGAACAGGTGCTCGCCACGCTGCCGAAGGTGCGCGAACTCGGGTTCGAGTGGGCCGTGCTCGACGACGGCTGGCAGACCAACGAAGGCGACTGGCATCTCGATCGCACCAAGTTCCCGCGCGGCGATGCCGACATGAAGGCCTTCACGGCCGCCGTGCGCGCGCAGGGCATGCGCCCGCGCCTGTGGCTCGCGCCGCTCGCGGCCGACCCGGGCAGCGACGTGTTGCACGATCACCCGGACATGTTGCTGCTCGACCCCGACGGATCGGTACAGAAAGTGAGCTGGTGGAACGCATTCACGCAGTGCCCGGCGTACCAGCCCACGGTGGATTACTACGTGGCGCTCACGCGCAAGATCATCGGCGATTGGGGCTTCGACGGCATCAAACTCGACGGCCAGCATTTGAACGGGGTGGCGCCCTGCTACAACCCCGCGCACAAACACGCGCACCCGACCGACTCGGTCGAGAAGTTAGGCGATTTCTGGGCCGCGATCCACAAGGCCGCGCACGACCTCAAACCGGATGCGGTGATCGAGCTGTGCCCGTGCGGCACGGCATTCGCTTTCCACAATCTCCCGGCCACCGACCAGTTTCCTTCGTCCGATCCCTTGTCGTCCTGGCAGGTGCGCAGCAAGGGCAAGAGCGTCAAGGCGCTGATGGGCGGGCGCAGCAGCTACGCGGGCGATCATGTGGAACTCAGCGACGGCGGCAACGATTTCGCCTCCAGCGTGGGCGTCGGCGCCGTGATCTCGACCAAGTTCACCTGGCCGAAGGACACCGACCGACCGGTCGACAATTTGCCGCCGGGCGGGTTCGTGCTGAATCCGGAGCGGGAAGCGTTGTGGCGCAAGTGGGTGGCTATCTACAAGGAACACCGGCTATCGCAAGGTGAGTATCGCGGCGCGCTGTACGACATCGGCTTCGACCAGCCCGAGGCGCATGCGATCGCGAAGGATGGCGCGATGTACTACGCGTTCTACGCGGCGCAGTGGAAAGGCCCGGTGCAGTTGCGCGGGCTCGGCAAGGGAAGTTACCGCCTGCACGACGTCTTCAACGACCGCGATCTCGGCGCGGTCGATGCGCGCGCGAACACGTTGGATACGACTTTCGAAAAATTCCTGTTGTTGCGAGCGACACCGGCCTGAGGGCGCCCGGCGAAACCGGGTCAGCGGCGTTCGCGGAAAGAGAACGTCAGCGTTTTTCCGGCGCAAGGCCGCGGATCGGGGCCGAAAACCGCGCGTGCTCCACGGGGTCGACCGGCCTGTGACGCACCTTGGTGCTGGCCGGGTCCTTGCCCAGAAAGTTGTCGCCCTTCCAATTCTTTGAAGGCCGGATCGGCCGCGGCACGAAGCCCCCACCGCAGTTCGGACACACATTGCCGAGGACGGCATCCACACACGCGGCGCAGAACGTGCACTCGTACGTACAGATACGCGCCTCGAGCGAATCCGGCGGCAACGCCTTGTTGCAGTGCTCGCAGGTGGGCCGGAGTTCGAGCATGGCGCCGCGTACCTCGACTCAGGCGGTCGCGGCTTCCGGCATCTGCGCGGCGCGTGCGATGCGCGCGGCTTTCACGAAGCCGGCGAACAACGGATGCCCGTCGCGCGGCGTCGAGGTGAACTCGGGGTGGAACTGCGTAGCCACGAACCACGGGTGGCCGGGTAGTTCGATGATTTCCACCAGGTCGTCCTTCGACAGGCCCGAGAAGCGGAAACCCGCCTGGGTGTAGCGGTCGCGGTACTTGTTGTTGAACTCGTAGCGATGACGATGCCGCTCGCGCACGGTCTCGTCGCCGTAGATGGACCGCGCCAGCGTATTCGCGCCCACGAACACGTCCTGCGCGCCGAGGCGCATCGTGCCGCCCTTGGCGGCGCCATCGTCGCGCTTCTGCTCGCCCTTCGCGGCGTCCTGCCATTCGGTGATCAACGCGATGACCGGATGCGCGCTCGCGCGGTTGAACTCCGTGCTGTTGGCATTCTCGAGGCCGAGCGCATGACGTCCGTATTCGATGCACGCCAGCTGCATTCCGAGGCAGATGCCGAGGTACGGAATCTTGTTCTCGCGCGCGAACCGCACCGCGGCGA
This sequence is a window from Pseudomonadota bacterium. Protein-coding genes within it:
- the agaR gene encoding transcriptional repressor AgaR, encoding MNESPRTAVTRDTSQRRHQISELVRQHGSVQVTALARRFNVSAQTVRKDLRYLTERGVMARAYGGAIDSKVVRATPAEPPYEAKRTVHLDEKRRIGLRAAALVKPGDTIAIDSGTTAIQLAEALPNIEVTVVTNDFGVLTALTAKEEIRIVMLGGELRRKSMAFYGGLTVEALDALHVDMLFLGVDGFDLERGITTHYEPEAMLNRKMVQGARVVIAITDSSKFGTTCLHRIIPISELDVLITDTNAPEDIRHASQQLGFELLLA
- a CDS encoding amidohydrolase family protein; its protein translation is MEALRAVALAVLAIATMPSAAAATSSSASASPYTMADFARTKKFDSHVHMNVVPSALLEQVRADGFEVMSINVDYPDFPALDLQRDAALALVRKDPKRVHWAATFSMKAFGEPGWSARVQAELAKSAALGARAVKVWKNIGMIEKRADGSLVMLDDPAFGPVADQLEKLGLALIAHQGEPYNCWLPLDQMTTDNDREYFEAHPQYHMFLHPEQPSHADLMAARDRFVAAHPTLRFDGAHMASLEYDVEVLAAFLDKWPNASADLAARMSQVQYQSVRDREKVRAFFIKYQDRLLYGTDLTENPGEDGAEIRKSAHETWLSDWRYLATDEPQRVEMIKADVPGLALPRAVIDKIYYRNARAFFRLGK
- a CDS encoding glycoside hydrolase family 36 protein; the encoded protein is MSPIKRRTVLQIASGTAALALLPTARAAASDVPKGTRAVAADGVLSIAFDSALKTAITARGKLLAPWQASESLLLASGEAQGLSFSSEKSELLSDAVRGPGRRTVVTGRSAAGLEKGVRVDFFDRYPGLALLQVAWRNGGTAALEVKGWRNAAHELPVAPGGFWSFSGATHEDRRDWVQPLTGGFEQRNSLSMTASDYGGGTPVANIWRRDAGLAVGHVERVPRLLDLPVLQTASGASIAIESLAESTLEPGQTLTTDLTFLIAHTGDHFAPLALYQRYMQDSGIVAPKAPPSAFGAVWCAWGYERNFTTEQVLATLPKVRELGFEWAVLDDGWQTNEGDWHLDRTKFPRGDADMKAFTAAVRAQGMRPRLWLAPLAADPGSDVLHDHPDMLLLDPDGSVQKVSWWNAFTQCPAYQPTVDYYVALTRKIIGDWGFDGIKLDGQHLNGVAPCYNPAHKHAHPTDSVEKLGDFWAAIHKAAHDLKPDAVIELCPCGTAFAFHNLPATDQFPSSDPLSSWQVRSKGKSVKALMGGRSSYAGDHVELSDGGNDFASSVGVGAVISTKFTWPKDTDRPVDNLPPGGFVLNPEREALWRKWVAIYKEHRLSQGEYRGALYDIGFDQPEAHAIAKDGAMYYAFYAAQWKGPVQLRGLGKGSYRLHDVFNDRDLGAVDARANTLDTTFEKFLLLRATPA
- a CDS encoding DUF1272 domain-containing protein, which encodes MLELRPTCEHCNKALPPDSLEARICTYECTFCAACVDAVLGNVCPNCGGGFVPRPIRPSKNWKGDNFLGKDPASTKVRHRPVDPVEHARFSAPIRGLAPEKR